One stretch of Shewanella sp. Arc9-LZ DNA includes these proteins:
- a CDS encoding ATP-grasp domain-containing protein: MSVIQNQKTVLLLGGSRDQLFLIKTANQMGLYTVVVDGNPASAGFDLADDYRVVSTMDLDALKAFVDEYRSQQRKIDAVCVMGSDISQYVAQLAAYINVPHIPIEAANIATNKLKMKQCFQQSGVAIPWFSLLASANHLADIVAQRGLPLIIKPLDRSGARGVFLLTETSDLNALYNKAKSESFCGEVMVEEYLAGPQISTETIMYQGCAYTPGYVDRNYEMLSRFAPNIIENGGWQPSLIQGEQRKKVETLIKQAALALGVTNGVIKGDIVYTKSGPKVIEVATRLSGGDFSESLVPLGLGINYVEAALKIALGEQPELDKLTPVINTAVANRYFFPAPGKIISISGIETVRAMDFVKKLDIWYQVGDIVPETTSHANRFGVFIVTADNRQQLEQRVKWVYDTLKIETSV, translated from the coding sequence ATGTCGGTAATACAAAATCAAAAAACGGTATTGTTACTCGGTGGCAGTCGCGATCAGTTATTTCTGATTAAAACGGCCAATCAAATGGGCTTATACACAGTCGTTGTGGATGGCAATCCAGCATCAGCTGGGTTTGACCTTGCAGACGATTATAGGGTTGTCAGCACCATGGATCTCGATGCGCTAAAGGCCTTTGTCGATGAGTATCGAAGCCAGCAGCGTAAAATTGATGCGGTATGCGTGATGGGCAGTGATATATCGCAATATGTGGCGCAACTGGCAGCCTATATCAACGTGCCACACATACCGATTGAAGCTGCAAATATTGCCACCAATAAGCTTAAAATGAAGCAATGCTTTCAACAAAGTGGGGTTGCTATTCCATGGTTTAGCTTATTAGCATCAGCCAACCATTTGGCTGATATCGTTGCACAAAGGGGCCTGCCACTCATCATCAAGCCTCTTGATCGTTCTGGGGCTAGAGGCGTGTTTCTACTAACTGAAACGTCAGATTTAAACGCCTTATATAATAAAGCCAAATCGGAGTCTTTTTGTGGCGAGGTGATGGTAGAAGAGTATTTAGCGGGGCCACAAATTAGTACTGAAACTATCATGTATCAAGGGTGCGCTTATACTCCTGGGTATGTCGATCGCAATTATGAAATGCTCAGCCGCTTTGCACCGAATATTATTGAGAACGGTGGTTGGCAGCCTAGCTTAATCCAAGGTGAACAGAGGAAAAAAGTCGAAACCTTAATTAAACAAGCGGCACTCGCGTTAGGGGTAACCAATGGCGTGATTAAAGGCGATATTGTTTACACGAAATCGGGCCCTAAGGTTATTGAGGTTGCAACCCGCTTAAGTGGCGGTGACTTTTCAGAAAGCCTAGTGCCACTAGGTTTGGGCATTAACTACGTGGAGGCAGCACTAAAAATAGCCCTTGGTGAGCAGCCTGAACTCGATAAATTAACCCCTGTTATTAATACCGCTGTCGCCAATCGCTACTTTTTCCCTGCACCAGGTAAGATTATTTCAATCTCTGGTATTGAGACGGTTCGCGCAATGGATTTTGTTAAAAAGCTCGACATTTGGTATCAAGTGGGTGATATCGTGCCAGAGACCACAAGTCATGCTAATAGATTCGGCGTGTTTATTGTCACGGCGGATAATCGACAACAGCTAGAGCAAAGAGTGAAATGGGTATACGATACGCTTAAGATTGAAACTAGCGTTTAA
- a CDS encoding SDR family NAD(P)-dependent oxidoreductase has product MRLAGKVAVITGSSRGIGAAIAQEYCAQGAKVVINYVHSTEQAQALTDKLNLHGKNAIAVKADVSVRSEIKQLFEQAVSAFGKIDILVNNAGINKRGWFDEVTDEAWDEIMGVNLKGPFICCQEVFPYMQAQQGGRIINISSVAGQYHGPKTVHYAVSKAGLNSLTKVIARYGAEHNILVNAVAPGIVRTDQTADEIDSPAGQKVIDMTLLKKAARMEDITSACVMLASEEQQYMTAQVLAVSGGAILGT; this is encoded by the coding sequence ATGCGTTTAGCGGGGAAAGTTGCCGTTATTACGGGGTCTTCCAGAGGTATTGGGGCTGCGATTGCACAAGAATATTGCGCTCAAGGGGCCAAAGTCGTAATTAACTATGTTCATAGCACTGAGCAAGCTCAGGCGTTAACCGATAAGCTTAACCTCCATGGGAAAAATGCTATAGCGGTCAAAGCCGACGTATCAGTGCGTTCAGAAATAAAGCAGCTGTTTGAGCAAGCTGTTTCGGCCTTTGGCAAAATAGATATCTTGGTTAATAATGCGGGGATCAACAAACGCGGCTGGTTTGATGAAGTCACCGATGAAGCTTGGGATGAAATAATGGGGGTTAATCTGAAAGGTCCCTTTATTTGCTGCCAAGAAGTTTTTCCGTATATGCAAGCGCAACAAGGCGGCCGCATTATTAATATTTCATCGGTGGCGGGACAATATCATGGGCCTAAAACTGTTCACTATGCAGTGTCTAAAGCAGGACTAAACAGCTTAACAAAAGTGATTGCAAGATACGGTGCAGAACACAATATTTTAGTCAATGCCGTTGCTCCAGGCATAGTACGTACTGACCAAACTGCCGACGAGATAGATAGCCCAGCCGGTCAAAAGGTGATTGATATGACGTTACTAAAAAAAGCAGCTCGCATGGAGGATATTACCAGTGCCTGCGTCATGCTGGCCTCTGAAGAGCAGCAATATATGACAGCTCAAGTATTAGCTGTGAGCGGCGGCGCCATTTTAGGAACTTAA